One Pieris napi chromosome 22, ilPieNapi1.2, whole genome shotgun sequence genomic region harbors:
- the LOC125060629 gene encoding EF-hand domain-containing protein D2 homolog, protein MAATEELSGILMRRQAINDKLEEGLDIKPKYKFVNVFTEFHEFSRKEIKQYEQTFNKFDEGRDGYLDLNEVKRMMERLGAPQTHLGLKAMISEVDEDCDNRISFREFLLIYRKARAGELESDSGLEAFARLTEINVDQVGVNGAKNFFEAKIEELSKTNKFHDEIIQEQEEKRREAEEKAVRKQRFKEKSAIFQH, encoded by the exons ATGGCAGCTACCGAAGAACTAAGCGGAATTCTAATGAGGAGACAGGCCATCAACGACAAACTCGAGGAGGGCTTAGATATTAAACCGAAATATAAATTCGTCAATGTATTCACCGAGTTCCACGAATTTAGCAGAAAGGAAATAAAACAGTACGAGCAAACCTTCAACAA ATTTGACGAGGGGCGAGATGGCTATCTAGATTTGAACGAAGTAAAACGCATGATGGAACGTTTGGGGGCTCCTCAAACACATCTTGGATTAAAAGCTATGATTTCTGAAGTAGACGAAGATTGCGACAACAGAATTAGTTTTAGAGAGTtcttacttatatatag AAAAGCGAGGGCAGGAGAACTGGAGTCCGATTCAGGGTTAGAAGCATTCGCGAGACTCACCGAAATAAACGTGGACCAAGTCGGTGTAAACGGGGCGAAAAATTTCTTCGAAGCTAAAATTGAGGAACTATCTAAAACTAACAAGTTCCACGACGAAATAATACAAGAACAGGAAGAAAAACGTCGCGAGGCAGAAGAAAAGGCTGTAAGGAAACAGAGGTTCAAAGAAAAATCAGCCATCTTTCAACATTGA
- the LOC125060628 gene encoding DNA-binding protein RFXANK isoform X2 codes for MEEGVCVKNEEKNIDIKQESMETIKFEFDSGSEDSSKGGSGGYQRWAPNLNGVRKSAFTPYKSVQCTALTNLQRGNTQARVPELPQPDCSFHAKAGRGEISREDVKLEQYVDTTDEHGLTALHWAASYGQLNSCQDLVWCGANVNMRGPEGETALHLAAAGGHHEVVKFLLSEGADADIQDDSGSTALMYAAAADFPYTCNELLIHGADLTLTNDYDQDAYTLTTTNNCKLAQTVIENFLIGCLSKV; via the exons ATGGAAGAAGGTGTTTGTGttaaaaatgaagaaaaaaatatcgataTCAAACAAGAGAGCATGGAAaccattaaatttgaatttgattcTGGTAGTGAAGATAGTAGCAAAGGTGGCAGCGGTGGATATCAACGATGGGCGCCCAATTTGAATGGAGTCAGAAAGAGTGCATTTACGCCGTACAAATCAGTACAGTGTACTGCGCTTACCAATTTACAGAGAG GTAACACGCAGGCGCGAGTTCCGGAGCTGCCTCAGCCCGATTGTAGCTTTCACGCGAAGGCTGGCCGCGGCGAGATATCCCGTGAGGACGTGAAGCTGGAGCAATATGTCGATACCACGGACGAGCATGGCCTCACCGCCCTGCACTGGGCCGCTAGCTATGGACAATTAAATAGTTGCCAGGACCTTGTTTG GTGTGGTGCTAATGTTAACATGCGGGGCCCTGAAGGTGAGACAGCATTACATCTGGCGGCGGCTGGTGGACATCATGAGGTTGTCAAATTTCTCTTGAGTGAAGGAGCTGATGCTGACATACAGGATGAT TCTGGTAGCACAGCTCTAATGTACGCAGCCGCTGCTGATTTCCCTTACACCTGCAATGAACTCCTCATCCACGGAGCTGACCTCACCCTAACCAATGACTATGATCAAGATGCTTATACTTTAACTACAACAAATAATTGCAAATTAG CACAAACTGTGATAGAAAACTTCTTGATTGGCTGCCTCAGCAAAGTTTAA
- the LOC125060628 gene encoding DNA-binding protein RFXANK isoform X1: MEEGVCVKNEEKNIDIKQESMETIKFEFDSGSEDSSKGGSGGYQRWAPNLNGVRKSAFTPYKSVQCTALTNLQRVFKVVIVGNTQARVPELPQPDCSFHAKAGRGEISREDVKLEQYVDTTDEHGLTALHWAASYGQLNSCQDLVWCGANVNMRGPEGETALHLAAAGGHHEVVKFLLSEGADADIQDDSGSTALMYAAAADFPYTCNELLIHGADLTLTNDYDQDAYTLTTTNNCKLAQTVIENFLIGCLSKV; encoded by the exons ATGGAAGAAGGTGTTTGTGttaaaaatgaagaaaaaaatatcgataTCAAACAAGAGAGCATGGAAaccattaaatttgaatttgattcTGGTAGTGAAGATAGTAGCAAAGGTGGCAGCGGTGGATATCAACGATGGGCGCCCAATTTGAATGGAGTCAGAAAGAGTGCATTTACGCCGTACAAATCAGTACAGTGTACTGCGCTTACCAATTTACAGAGAG TGTTCAAGGTCGTCATTGTAGGTAACACGCAGGCGCGAGTTCCGGAGCTGCCTCAGCCCGATTGTAGCTTTCACGCGAAGGCTGGCCGCGGCGAGATATCCCGTGAGGACGTGAAGCTGGAGCAATATGTCGATACCACGGACGAGCATGGCCTCACCGCCCTGCACTGGGCCGCTAGCTATGGACAATTAAATAGTTGCCAGGACCTTGTTTG GTGTGGTGCTAATGTTAACATGCGGGGCCCTGAAGGTGAGACAGCATTACATCTGGCGGCGGCTGGTGGACATCATGAGGTTGTCAAATTTCTCTTGAGTGAAGGAGCTGATGCTGACATACAGGATGAT TCTGGTAGCACAGCTCTAATGTACGCAGCCGCTGCTGATTTCCCTTACACCTGCAATGAACTCCTCATCCACGGAGCTGACCTCACCCTAACCAATGACTATGATCAAGATGCTTATACTTTAACTACAACAAATAATTGCAAATTAG CACAAACTGTGATAGAAAACTTCTTGATTGGCTGCCTCAGCAAAGTTTAA